ACGCGGGTCAGGCCCACGAGGACGGCCGCAAGACCGACGCCCCACCGGGCCCACCGGACCTGGGGGTACCAGCGCCGGACCGTCTCGACGGCGACGCCCATGACGGTCGCATGACCGGACGGGAACGACTGCCAGGCCCCGACGATCGTCAACGGATGAAATAAGAGAAACTCCCCGGGCCCGTCCATCGCATAGGGGCGGACGCGCCCGATCAGGCTCTTCAGCAGAAAGGTCACGCCGCCGGCGACGACCACGCCGACCAGGAGGGACACGCTCCACCGCCCGAGTCGGTCGTCCCGCCGGAGCCAGGCCAGCAGGAGGGCCAGAGCCCCCACGATCAGAGGGACCTCGCCGGCCCCCAGTTCCGAAAGCCGCTCGCTCCACGTGACCCAGCCCGGCGGCGGTCGGTATGCATAGGCCGTCAGGGCGTCGAGGCCCACCAGCAAGCCCGCCCCCAGGCCGAGCCCCAGGAGGCGGTAGACGTTCCGGCGACGGATCCAGGTATATCCAACGTGCATGTTCGGGCACCCGGGGCAAGGCCCACACCCCCCATAGGGCCGAGAATCCGGTGGGATGCCCCTTGCGCTATGCCCTTGGCCCCGTCATTCCTGGCCCTCTTCCAGCTCGGGCGGAATCGGCAGTTCGACGGGGACCCACCGGAGCAAGGGGAAGAGGATGACCTCCCGGATCGACGTCACGTCGCAGAAAAGCATCGTCAACCGGTCGACCCCCAGGCCCAGGCCGCCCGTCGGGGGCAGGCCGTACATCAGGGCCAGGACGTAATCGGCGTCGATGGGATGGGCCTCGGCGTCGCCCGTCTCCCGCTGGCGCTGTTGGTCCTCGAAGCGCCGCTTCTGGTCAAAGGGGTCGTTGAGCTCGCTGAAGGCGTTGCCCAACTCGAGGCCCCCGATGAACAGCTCGAACCGCTCGACCAGACGGGGGTCGTCCCGCTTCCGCCGGGCCAGGGGCGAGATGTCGACGGGAAAGTCGGTGACAAAGGTCGGCTGAATGAGCGTCGGCTGGACGAGCCGCTCGAACAGCTCGGCGATCAGCTTGCCCCACGGGAGGCCGTCGGCCCGGGGGACGCCCAGCTCGGCCGCCCGGGCGACCAGAAAGGCCCGGTCGTAGAGCTGTTCTTCCGTCAAGCCGCCGACCTCCATCAGGCCGGCCAACATCGGGAGCCGGCGCCAGGGCGGCGTCAGGTCGATCGTCTGCCCCTGGAAGGTGATGCGAAGGCTCCCGAACAGCTCGGTCGCCAGGAAGGCGATCATCTCCTCCGTCAGCCGCATGATGTCGTTGTAGTCGGCATAGGCCTGATAGAGCTCCAGCATCGTGAACTCGGGATTATGGAGCGTCGAGACGCCCTCGTTGCGGAAGTTGCGGGCGACCTCATAGACCCGTTCGAGGTTCCCCACGATGAGCCGCTTGAGGTAAAGCTCCGGGGCGATCCGCAGGAAGAGTTCGGCCTCCAAGACGTTGTGGTACGTCTTGAAGGGCCGGGCCAGGGCACCCCCGTAGAGGGGCTGGAGGACGGGCGTCTCGACCTCGATGAAGCCCCGACCGTCCAAAAACTGACGGATGAGCCGGACGATTTGCGACCGGCGGATGAAAATCGACCGGACCCGGGGGTTGGCGATCAAGTCCAGGTAGCGCCGCCGGTAGCGGACCTCGACGTCCGTCAGGCCGTGCCATTGCTCCGGCAGGGGAAGCCAGCACTTGGCCAGGAGGGCCCACCGCTGGACGGCCAGGGTCAGCTCGCCCGTCTTGGTCCGGAACAGATGACCCTCGACGCCGACGACGTCCCCCAGGTCGAGGTTCGTGAAGGCCTCGTAAGCCTCCGGTCCCAGGGCGTCCTGCCGGGCGTACAACTGGAGGCGGGCCTGACGGCCCTGGATGTGACAGAACGTCGTCCTGCCGTGCCAGCGTAAGCTTTGAACCCGACCCGCCACGCGGGCCTGAACGTTCTGGAGTCGGCCGGCGTCCTGCTCGGAGCCATAGAGTTCGACGATTTCTTCCAGAGTGTGGGTCGTCTCAAAGCGATAGGGCAGGGTCTCGACCCCGGAAGACCGAAGCTTCTGGAGGCGCGCCCAGCGCTCCCGGACGTACTCGACTTCCGACATGGAAGGGCCTCAAGATGCGGGAATGCGGAGGGCAGGATACAAGATGCAAGCTCC
The window above is part of the bacterium HR11 genome. Proteins encoded here:
- the lysS gene encoding Lysine--tRNA ligase → MSEVEYVRERWARLQKLRSSGVETLPYRFETTHTLEEIVELYGSEQDAGRLQNVQARVAGRVQSLRWHGRTTFCHIQGRQARLQLYARQDALGPEAYEAFTNLDLGDVVGVEGHLFRTKTGELTLAVQRWALLAKCWLPLPEQWHGLTDVEVRYRRRYLDLIANPRVRSIFIRRSQIVRLIRQFLDGRGFIEVETPVLQPLYGGALARPFKTYHNVLEAELFLRIAPELYLKRLIVGNLERVYEVARNFRNEGVSTLHNPEFTMLELYQAYADYNDIMRLTEEMIAFLATELFGSLRITFQGQTIDLTPPWRRLPMLAGLMEVGGLTEEQLYDRAFLVARAAELGVPRADGLPWGKLIAELFERLVQPTLIQPTFVTDFPVDISPLARRKRDDPRLVERFELFIGGLELGNAFSELNDPFDQKRRFEDQQRQRETGDAEAHPIDADYVLALMYGLPPTGGLGLGVDRLTMLFCDVTSIREVILFPLLRWVPVELPIPPELEEGQE